A DNA window from Candidatus Sulfidibacterium hydrothermale contains the following coding sequences:
- a CDS encoding penicillin acylase family protein, translated as MKILKRILLALLVIIVVIAAVIYFWMRSTAPDYSGKLHLSGLQKKTVVTYDAYGVPHIQAQNAHDAYYAFGFVHAQDRLFQMVMIRRVVQGRLAEILGKNMVKTDEYLRVLSLNQIAKRSAERFMKEADEPVKQEVEDYVDGINAFIKNGHLPIEFTLMGFKPEPFTVQDVFGIVTYISLTFTCALHEDPLYYRIYEKYGNAYLKDLDADSTTVSGNGNASKNAILADLLEKVKGIQSLVPIPIWEGSNNWVISKEHSKSGKVLLANDTHIKYSQPSVWYEADIRYPGFHIYGYHLAGVPFALVGHTDHYAWGLTIFPFDNMDLYAEQQNPDNPNQYRHDSSWLNYTTKKEIIKVKGGKDVPFTIRYTIHGPLLNSVMSGITLKKNVPVSLWWAPMHLKTTSMEALYQINHASDLESFQKGVSLIDIVGLNVVYGDTDDNIAWWGAGRIPVHPAGINPRLILNGASGKADITGFYPFDKNPQSVNPPDGILNTSNNAPPPVDGIVYPGYYFHGYRAARVKKLLLSKPKWSLKEMEKIQLDVHSDRDLRLTNLILNNLGNYKGDPKIVSALQNWDGNYDTASTGAVIYTQLLYFVLRDAMQDEVGTKDFRKLMESYMFRGSIEHLLTDKNSVWWDNVNTKAKETRSDIFIKAFSETSVALKQNMGTDMKTWKWGRVHQLTNEHLIGKKKPFDKYFNVGPFPMSGANEVIDKESFVYNEHGVYPVLAGPALRFLIDFADVDHALSVIPTGQSGNVFSPHYADQAHLFVNGKYRTQITLLKEIKKGEMLTLLPEKTKN; from the coding sequence ATGAAAATTTTAAAACGCATTCTTTTGGCTTTGCTGGTCATCATTGTGGTTATTGCCGCCGTTATTTATTTTTGGATGCGCAGCACAGCTCCCGACTATTCCGGAAAATTACATCTTAGCGGATTACAGAAAAAAACCGTAGTTACTTATGATGCGTATGGGGTTCCTCATATTCAGGCACAAAATGCGCATGATGCTTATTATGCTTTCGGATTTGTTCATGCCCAGGACCGTTTGTTCCAGATGGTGATGATCCGGCGGGTTGTTCAAGGACGACTGGCCGAAATCCTTGGGAAAAACATGGTGAAAACAGATGAATATCTCCGGGTTTTATCCCTAAATCAAATAGCCAAAAGAAGTGCCGAACGTTTTATGAAAGAAGCCGACGAACCGGTAAAACAGGAAGTGGAAGATTATGTTGACGGCATCAATGCATTTATCAAAAACGGCCATCTACCCATTGAATTTACCCTGATGGGATTCAAACCGGAACCTTTTACGGTTCAGGATGTATTTGGCATTGTTACATACATCTCGCTGACGTTTACCTGTGCCCTGCACGAAGATCCGCTTTATTACCGGATTTACGAAAAATACGGCAATGCTTACTTGAAAGACTTGGATGCCGATTCAACAACCGTTTCCGGAAACGGAAATGCTTCTAAAAATGCTATTTTGGCTGACCTTCTTGAAAAAGTTAAAGGAATTCAAAGTCTGGTTCCCATTCCCATCTGGGAAGGCTCCAACAACTGGGTAATCAGTAAAGAGCACTCCAAATCGGGCAAAGTACTGCTGGCCAACGACACGCATATCAAATATTCACAACCTTCGGTGTGGTACGAAGCCGACATCCGCTATCCGGGATTCCATATTTACGGATATCATCTGGCCGGTGTCCCGTTTGCTTTGGTTGGCCATACTGACCATTACGCCTGGGGACTTACCATTTTCCCGTTTGACAACATGGATTTGTATGCCGAGCAACAAAATCCGGATAATCCGAATCAATACAGACACGACTCATCCTGGCTGAATTATACCACAAAAAAGGAAATAATTAAAGTAAAAGGCGGAAAAGATGTGCCGTTTACCATCCGTTATACTATTCACGGACCGCTACTCAATTCGGTCATGTCCGGTATTACTCTGAAAAAGAATGTTCCGGTGAGCTTGTGGTGGGCTCCCATGCACCTGAAAACCACTTCTATGGAGGCATTATATCAAATTAATCATGCTTCTGATCTGGAGAGTTTCCAAAAGGGAGTTTCTCTGATTGACATCGTGGGATTAAATGTGGTTTATGGCGACACGGACGACAATATTGCCTGGTGGGGTGCCGGGCGGATTCCTGTTCACCCCGCCGGAATTAACCCACGGCTGATTCTCAACGGGGCTTCCGGCAAAGCCGATATTACCGGATTTTATCCGTTTGACAAAAACCCGCAGTCAGTCAATCCGCCCGACGGCATTCTGAATACCTCCAACAATGCACCGCCTCCGGTGGATGGCATTGTTTATCCCGGATATTATTTTCACGGCTACCGGGCAGCAAGAGTAAAAAAACTGTTGCTGTCGAAACCCAAATGGAGCCTGAAAGAGATGGAAAAAATACAGCTCGATGTACATTCTGACCGCGACCTGAGATTAACCAATCTGATCTTGAATAACCTGGGAAACTATAAAGGGGATCCGAAAATTGTTTCTGCGCTGCAAAACTGGGACGGCAATTATGATACGGCTAGCACCGGTGCTGTTATTTATACCCAGTTGTTGTATTTTGTTTTACGCGATGCCATGCAGGATGAAGTGGGAACAAAAGATTTCAGGAAACTGATGGAAAGTTATATGTTCCGGGGTTCGATTGAGCATCTGCTGACAGATAAAAACTCGGTTTGGTGGGATAACGTAAACACCAAAGCCAAAGAAACCCGTTCCGACATTTTTATTAAAGCTTTTTCAGAAACATCTGTTGCACTTAAGCAAAATATGGGAACAGACATGAAAACCTGGAAATGGGGGCGGGTTCATCAGCTAACCAACGAGCATCTTATCGGGAAAAAGAAACCTTTTGATAAATATTTTAACGTAGGACCTTTCCCCATGTCAGGAGCTAATGAGGTAATTGACAAAGAAAGTTTTGTTTATAACGAGCATGGCGTTTATCCTGTTCTTGCAGGACCGGCATTACGTTTCTTAATTGATTTTGCCGATGTGGATCACGCCCTTTCGGTGATTCCCACCGGGCAATCGGGCAATGTGTTCAGTCCGCATTACGCCGACCAGGCCCACTTGTTTGTCAACGGAAAATACCGCACACAGATTACGTTGCTGAAAGAAATAAAAAAAGGGGAAATGCTGACCCTGCTGCCGGAAAAAACAAAAAATTAG
- a CDS encoding TlpA family protein disulfide reductase gives MMDKISKTTFFLMALVFLLGSCSQKQENPIAQIDKAMAQHRSVHYKILEKYTYSYTPDTTVTPYEIWAVKDSVDKLHHGYVWINNYYRPYNMIYDRGNFYLVIPPKKTTLLYKNFSEDFISPVDWVDVFLQSDGLQKLVSQPGVQYSVTDVTFENKKCFRFQLHFKKEKKEYVFIIDKKQQVPLLAKMKRDYGKYTFTEALYFSGFQFDGVNKAELQKKEKEILAANPVQPGTDSEISRLEKMLHVGDKAPLFDGKFFASGKPFQLKDYIGKKVIIVDFWYTHCPPCVRAIPELSKLYAELKDKGLLIFGLNSVDNRPASLANLKNFIGRRNISYPIILTRPSVDRQYKINGYPSMYVIDKQGKIAFVDIGFDQAKLFLLKQKVEKLLR, from the coding sequence ATGATGGACAAAATCAGCAAAACCACATTCTTTTTAATGGCGCTGGTCTTTTTGCTGGGGAGTTGTTCGCAAAAACAGGAAAACCCGATAGCGCAAATTGACAAAGCCATGGCACAGCACCGGTCGGTGCATTACAAAATACTCGAAAAGTACACTTATTCTTATACGCCGGATACAACGGTCACTCCGTATGAGATTTGGGCGGTGAAAGATTCTGTGGATAAATTACATCACGGATATGTGTGGATCAACAATTATTACCGGCCCTACAACATGATTTATGACCGGGGAAACTTTTATCTTGTTATTCCGCCCAAAAAGACGACGTTGCTGTACAAAAATTTCTCGGAAGATTTTATCTCTCCGGTAGATTGGGTGGATGTTTTTCTTCAATCCGACGGACTGCAAAAGCTGGTGTCGCAACCCGGTGTGCAGTATTCGGTTACTGATGTTACTTTTGAAAATAAAAAGTGTTTCCGGTTTCAGCTTCATTTTAAAAAAGAAAAAAAGGAGTATGTTTTTATTATCGATAAAAAGCAGCAGGTTCCTTTGTTGGCAAAGATGAAGCGGGATTACGGAAAATATACTTTTACAGAAGCGCTCTATTTTTCCGGCTTTCAGTTTGACGGCGTAAATAAAGCAGAGTTACAGAAAAAAGAAAAAGAAATCCTTGCTGCTAATCCGGTGCAACCGGGAACGGACTCGGAAATTTCCCGACTTGAGAAAATGTTGCATGTCGGGGACAAAGCACCGCTTTTTGACGGGAAGTTTTTTGCTTCCGGAAAACCTTTTCAGTTAAAAGACTATATCGGAAAAAAAGTAATTATTGTTGATTTTTGGTACACGCATTGCCCGCCTTGCGTAAGAGCTATTCCGGAGTTGTCGAAACTTTACGCCGAACTAAAAGATAAAGGCCTGTTAATTTTCGGATTGAATTCGGTAGATAACCGTCCGGCCAGTTTGGCAAACCTGAAAAACTTTATCGGCCGGAGGAACATCAGTTATCCGATTATTTTGACCCGGCCATCTGTTGACCGGCAATACAAAATCAACGGTTATCCTTCGATGTATGTCATTGACAAACAAGGAAAAATAGCTTTTGTCGATATTGGTTTTGATCAAGCAAAACTTTTTTTATTAAAACAAAAGGTGGAAAAGCTGCTCCGGTAA
- a CDS encoding DUF1624 domain-containing protein — protein MEQVRSRTADFLKGVAIIAMVQLVLVEYFARPEILNGLTGKISLFIGGPPVAPLFLTVMGYYIAHQQHSIRYHVIRGIKLIFLGIFLNVARNAYLLYEIASGKVTQDIWHIIFGTDILILAGISLIVMAFLVKLLRGHVLAYLTLIIVFLLLQYIIPPVEKAHPQSIILPFFYGKYPQAQFPFIPWFAYVLAGYTFYLFKQFFVSDQFKHNKTVNMVLAILSGILLLISLPFGYSVSIRHMLFYHHGILFFLFCVNFLFWWLLSAKALVDRFQNKITGYLEFLGRNVTAFYVLFMIIAGNMGVFYQKKENYLMLIIFFVLLMVVTSLLVRVWERIRS, from the coding sequence ATGGAACAAGTGAGAAGCAGAACAGCCGATTTTTTAAAGGGAGTAGCCATCATTGCCATGGTGCAGCTCGTTTTAGTGGAATATTTTGCCCGGCCGGAAATTTTAAACGGCCTGACAGGAAAGATCTCACTTTTCATTGGCGGACCTCCCGTAGCCCCGCTGTTTTTAACCGTAATGGGATATTATATCGCCCATCAGCAACATTCCATACGGTATCATGTTATACGCGGAATAAAACTTATTTTTCTCGGTATCTTTCTTAACGTTGCCCGTAATGCTTACCTGTTGTATGAAATTGCCAGCGGCAAAGTAACACAGGATATTTGGCACATTATTTTTGGTACTGATATTTTAATTCTGGCCGGAATCAGCCTGATTGTAATGGCTTTTCTTGTCAAGCTGTTGCGTGGGCATGTGTTGGCTTATCTCACGCTGATTATCGTGTTTTTGTTGCTGCAATACATTATTCCACCGGTCGAAAAAGCCCATCCGCAATCGATTATTCTGCCATTTTTCTACGGTAAATATCCGCAAGCCCAGTTTCCGTTCATTCCCTGGTTTGCTTATGTATTGGCAGGTTATACTTTTTATCTTTTCAAGCAGTTTTTCGTTTCCGATCAGTTTAAGCACAACAAAACCGTGAACATGGTTTTGGCCATACTTTCCGGTATTCTGCTTCTCATCAGTTTACCTTTCGGATATAGCGTTTCCATCCGGCACATGCTGTTTTACCACCACGGGATTCTGTTTTTTCTGTTTTGCGTAAACTTCCTGTTTTGGTGGTTATTAAGTGCCAAAGCACTGGTGGACCGATTTCAAAATAAAATTACCGGATACCTTGAATTTTTGGGAAGAAATGTCACCGCTTTTTATGTTCTTTTCATGATCATTGCCGGAAATATGGGCGTATTTTACCAGAAAAAAGAAAACTACCTGATGCTGATTATCTTTTTTGTTTTGCTGATGGTAGTAACCAGTTTGCTGGTACGGGTCTGGGAACGCATCAGATCCTGA